The Desmonostoc muscorum LEGE 12446 genome includes a region encoding these proteins:
- a CDS encoding alpha/beta hydrolase, which yields MKIYKFLMSLVGAIALLTTAGYYYVFILGAPQLDPPQKQVNTGLKFQLASFNSQAMGAIRNYGVILPPDYNKNQQKRYPVIFLLHGGHDNARAFADKYAVLDVLHELYQNKKLPPSIVITPDGNDNRGSSPLYDPDYFDGPNGKVGTLIGSELVQVVKSRYRTLQQPEFWALGGLSSGGWGAFNIGLRYLNNFHILFSHSGYFTDSSGSQNSPQQIVQQLSPEDRKQLRVYLDAGLNDINLLASTKAFNETLNKLGIVHVFYAFPGGHGLSGANIGWNYFHKHLKDSLSYVGEQFQKLGVKS from the coding sequence ATGAAGATTTATAAATTTTTAATGAGTTTAGTAGGAGCGATCGCACTCCTCACCACCGCTGGTTATTATTATGTATTTATCTTAGGTGCGCCACAACTAGACCCACCCCAAAAACAAGTAAATACTGGGCTAAAGTTTCAATTAGCAAGCTTCAACTCCCAAGCGATGGGTGCAATCCGCAACTATGGCGTGATTTTACCTCCTGACTATAACAAAAACCAGCAAAAGCGCTACCCCGTAATATTCTTATTACATGGAGGACATGATAATGCTCGCGCTTTTGCTGATAAATATGCAGTTTTAGATGTGTTGCATGAACTTTATCAAAATAAAAAATTACCGCCATCCATTGTAATTACACCTGATGGTAATGATAATCGCGGTTCTAGTCCTTTGTACGATCCTGATTATTTTGATGGGCCGAATGGCAAAGTCGGGACTTTAATTGGTTCGGAATTAGTGCAGGTTGTCAAGTCACGCTACCGCACTTTACAACAACCAGAATTTTGGGCGCTGGGAGGTCTATCTTCTGGGGGATGGGGAGCTTTTAATATCGGGTTACGCTATCTCAACAACTTCCATATTCTGTTTAGCCATAGCGGTTACTTTACTGATAGCAGCGGTTCACAAAATAGTCCTCAACAAATTGTGCAACAGCTATCACCTGAAGATAGAAAGCAATTGCGTGTTTACCTAGATGCAGGTCTGAACGATATTAATTTACTAGCTTCCACCAAAGCCTTCAACGAAACCTTAAATAAGTTAGGCATTGTTCATGTATTTTATGCTTTTCCTGGCGGTCATGGTTTATCTGGTGCCAATATCGGCTGGAACTACTTCCACAAACATCTCAAAGATTCCCTCTCCTATGTAGGAGAACAGTTTCAAAAGTTAGGAGTTAAGAGTTAG
- a CDS encoding site-2 protease family protein: MFIETLFTEPIYFFRIIIIVIFSITLHELAHGWAAMSQGDNTPQKTGHLTLNPVVHMGKESIIFLCLMGIAWGQMPVNPSKFRSPKLGNILVSAAGPLSNLTLGILFIAVLKLIANFSLPGLFSVEFLYLAARINLILFLFNLLPIPPLDGFHVFSEIFPKLKALENTQFGLFAMMLLFIIPEFGTGLSTIADLVIRSALGVESLSF; the protein is encoded by the coding sequence ATGTTTATTGAAACACTATTCACAGAGCCGATTTATTTTTTCAGAATCATTATAATTGTCATATTTTCCATCACTTTGCATGAACTTGCTCACGGCTGGGCTGCTATGAGTCAGGGAGATAACACTCCACAAAAAACTGGTCATCTCACCCTTAATCCTGTAGTTCACATGGGCAAAGAATCAATCATCTTTCTCTGTCTCATGGGTATAGCCTGGGGACAAATGCCCGTCAACCCTTCTAAATTCCGCTCTCCCAAGCTAGGCAATATTTTGGTATCCGCAGCTGGGCCATTATCAAATCTGACTTTAGGCATTCTATTTATTGCAGTGCTTAAACTTATTGCTAACTTCAGCCTTCCAGGACTCTTCAGTGTCGAATTTCTTTACCTAGCGGCTCGAATCAATTTGATTTTATTTCTGTTTAATCTCTTGCCAATTCCACCACTTGATGGCTTTCATGTCTTCAGTGAAATTTTCCCTAAGTTAAAGGCATTAGAAAATACCCAATTCGGACTCTTTGCAATGATGCTTCTATTTATAATTCCCGAATTTGGGACGGGACTTAGTACCATTGCTGATTTAGTTATCCGCTCAGCACTTGGGGTAGAGTCATTAAGTTTTTAG